The Pongo pygmaeus isolate AG05252 chromosome 20, NHGRI_mPonPyg2-v2.0_pri, whole genome shotgun sequence sequence TCGCAAGTCACTCGCCCCTTCCACTGCAATCCATGGCGCGCGGAGTCTGATCTGGGAACGCTCGGCCCCCGCGAGAGAGGAACGCGTGCTCCGACCCTGCTTTCGGCCACCCGCCTCCTCTCCGGGAGCACACCGACACCGAGACCGCGGCCTCTCCGGCGTCTTCCCTCCACACTGTGCCGAGCCGCCGCCAGGTCGCGCCTGGAAAGGAGACTGACTATGCTTTCCACCGCTCCTTCTCCAGCCCACGCCTCCTGCAGCCGCGAACTGCATTTCCCAGGGCGTCGGGGGGTCCCGGGGCCCGAGCCCGCGGCACCCTGGGAGTGGTAGTCCACGCTGGCCGCCGGCCTAGCCAAGAACAATGGGAGGAGCCTGGGGCTAGGACCACACCTCCCGGAGACCCGGCAACCCGCTTTCCGGGTCCTGGCCGGGAACCCCGCAGTCCCGGCCCTCGCGCCCTGCCTGCCGGCGGAAGAAGCGAGGCGTCCGGACTACATTTCCCGGAGGCCCCCGCGGCTCGCCCCTCTGCGGCCGCGACGCGGGGTCTGTGCTCCCCAGGCGCGGTCCGAGGGCGCCGGCCGGCCGCGGACTCCCTCTCCCGTGGTGCCCTGCGCGTGGCCGGCCCGGCCCCCGGCCTCCGGCGGCCCCGCGGCGGCGCTGGTTGTTGTCGTGCGCCGcggccgccccgccccgcccccgctctctcccctccccccggCCCTGCGCACGGGCCGCCCCTCCCCCCGCCTCCCCGGCCCCTCTCACGGTGCCAagatggcggcggcggcgggcggcggcAGTTGCCCCGGGCCTGGCTCCGCGCGGGGCCGCTTCCCGGGCCGGCCGCGGGGCGccggcgggggcgggggccgCGGCGGACGGGGCAACGGGGCCGAAAGAGTGCGGGTAGCTCTGCGGCGCGGCGGTAGCGCGACGGGGCCGGGCGGAGCCGAGCCCGGGGAGGACACGGCCCTGCTCCGTTTGCTGGGGCTCCGCCGGGGCCTGCGCCGGCTCCGCCGCCTGTGGGCCGGCCCGCGGGTCCagcggggccggggccggggtcGGGGCCGGGGCTGGGGCCCGAGTCGAGGCTGCGTGCCGGAGGAGGAGAGCAGTGACTGGGAATCCGACGAGGAGGTGAGGCGGTCGGAGGCGTCCCCGGCGCCGGGTGGGGCGGAGGCCGGGGCTTCCAGGGGTCTGGGTTGCCCCGGGGGCGGCGTGGGCAGGCCGGGTCCTCGGGGTTCCTTCGGAGAGACGGGGCACGGAGGGAGGGCGGCTGCATGCAGCTTCCGGGGGAAAGGGCCTCTGGAAGTGGGTAGAGAAGCCCCGGCTGCAGCTGGGCACTCGCGCCCGATGTTGATCCCGCTGAAGTGTCTTGGGCCGATCCTTTTCGGCAGCTGGCAAAGCTAGGGCGGTGGAGGTTTGGGCAAGGACGCAGTGGGGACTGCATGCCCAGCCAGTCGTGGTTGACAGCGGCAGCGTGGCCTTGGCAGACAGGTTGGAGCTGTCTGGGCTCTTACCTGTGGGCCGCCCCGCCGGGCCTCGCAACCTCCTGGTTTCTCCAGGGCCCCAGTTCCTCTTGGCATCTCAGGTGGAGTGGTGGAGGGCTTCCTCTTGGGGCTCGGGTTGAACAGGAGTGGGATGAAGGCCGGGACTGGGCACTCTAGCAGGTCAGAGCTCAGCTCAGGATTTCTCCCCCCAGCCTTTCAGAACAGGCAGGAAGGTGTGGGTTGTGTTACCCTGGACGGTTAATAACAACCTGAGGGCTCGCAGTGGAGCCTGTACGAAAGCCATCTGATGCCCTCCCCGCCCCTCCACTTGCGGGTCCGTGTTCCCAACTTAATTCAGAAATAAATTGTGGCCCGAAAGGGTGTCAGTGGAGGTCCCACTTGGGTCTGAATTAGACTCTGAAGGAATCTGAGTATGGGGCCTGCTGCCTTTCCTGAGGAGACCCTGTCGTCTTCTCTCTTGGGCCAGTGAACCATGGCTTTGGCTGTGCTGGTGTGGTCCGGCACTGGGGATCGGAGTTCAAAATACCTGGCGCCTCCATCCCtagggagagaccctgtcttccACTACCCGTGACCTTTGAGTCTTTTTCGTTCTTTTTAAATAGGCAGGGGTACGCTAAGTGGGAACTGGGGATATTCCTCGATACCTCAGGTGGAACGAGGGCTTTGGCACTGACTGCTGTTTCTCCCCTCCACCCCTGGTCCCCTAAATCAGGAGTTTCAGGGTTTTCATTCAGATGAAGATGTGGCCCCCAGTTCCCTGCGCTCTGCGCTCCGATCCCAGCGAGGTGAGTGACGGGGGAACTCCACCTCTGTAGCGTCACAGGAATTTATCCTCGCCCTTCGTGTCAGCTCTTCCCTGTTCAACTAGCCTCTGTCAGTTGCCGAATGTGTTCTGTGTTCAGAGTCCAAGCTAGTCTGGGCAGCGGGGGAAACACACAAGCAAGACTTAGTCCCTGTCCTCCTGGAGCGCCTTCCTCTGTCTGCAGGGCTGGCTTGATCCATCTCCCCACAACTATTCTCCTTTTAGGTCGAGCGCCCCGAGGTCGGGGTCGCAAGCATAAGACgaccccccttcctcctcctcgcCTAGCAGATGTGGCTCCTACCCCCCCAAAGACCCCTGCCCGGAAACGGGGTGAGGAAGGCACAGAACGGATGGTGCAGGCACTGACTGAACTTCTCCGGCGGGCCCAGGCACCCCCAGCACCCCGGAGCCGGGCATGTGAGCCCTCCACCCCCCGGCGGTCTCGGGGACGGCCCCCAGGACGGCCAGCAGGCCCCTGTAGGAGGAAGCAGCAAGCAGTAGTGGTGGCAGAAGCAGCTGTGACAATCCCCAAACCTGAGCCCCCACCTCCTGTGGTTCCAGTGAAACACCAGACTGGCAGCTGGAAGTGCAAGGAGGGGCCCGGTCCAGGACCTGGGACCCCGAGGCGTGGAGGACAGTCAAGCCGCGGAGGCCGTGGAGGCAGGGGCCGCGGCCGAGGTGGTGGGCTCCCCTTTGTGATCAAGTTTGTTTCAAGGGCCAAAAAAGTAAAGATGGGACAATTGTCCTTGGGACTCGAATCAGGTCAAGGTCAAGGTCAACATGAGGAAAGTTGGCAGGATGCCCCCCAAAGAAGAGTTGGATCTGGACAGGGAGGGAGCCCTTGCTGGAAAAAGCAGGAACAGAAGCTGGATGacgaggaagaagagaagaaagaagaagaagaaaaagacaaggaggagggagaagaaaaggaagaaagagctgTAGCTGAGGAGATGATGCCAGCTGCGGAAAAGGAAGAGGCAAAGCTGCCACCACCACCTCTGACTCCTCCAGCCCCTTCACCTCCTCCACCCCTCCCACCCCCTTCGACATCTCCTCCACCCCCACTCTGccctccaccaccacccccagtgTCCCCACCACCTCTACCATCCCCTCCACCGCCTCCTGCCCAAGAGGAGCAGGAAGAATCCCCtcctcctgtggtcccagctacgtgcTCCAGGAAGAGGGGCCGGCCTCCCCTGACTCCCAGCCAGCGGGCAGAGCGGGAAGCTGCTCGGGCAGGGCCAGAGGGCACCTCTCCTCCCACTCCAACCCCCAGCACCACCACGGGAGGCCCTCCGGAAGACAGTCCCACCGTGGCCCCCAAAAGCACCACCTTCCTGAAGAATATCCGGCAGTTTATTATGCCTGTGGTGAGTGCCCGCTCCTCTCGTGTCATCAAGACACCCCGGCGATTTATGGATGAAGACCCCCCCAAACCCCCAAAGGTGGAGGTCTCACCTGTTCTGCGACCTCCCATCACCACCTCCCCACCTGTTCCCCAGGAGCCAGCACCAGTCCCCTCTCCACCACGTGCCCCAACTCCTCCATCTACCCCAGTCCCACTCCCTGAGAAGAGACGGTCCATCCTAAGGGAACCCACATTTCGCTGGACCTCACTGACCCGGGAGCTGCCCCCTCCTCCCCCGgcccctccacctcccccagtcccctccccaccccctgctccTGCCACCTCCTCCCGGAGGCCCCTACTCCTTCGGGCCCCTCAGTTTACCCCAAGCGAAGCCCACCTGAAGATCTACGAATCGGTGCTTACTCCTCCTCCTCTTGGGGCTCCTGAAGCCCCTGAGCCAGAGCCTCCTCCTGCCGATGACTCTCCAGCTGAGCCTGAGCCTCGGGCAGTGGGCCGcaccaaccacctcagcctgcctCGATTCGCCCCTGTGGTCGCCACTCCTGTTAAGGCCGAGGTGTCCCCTCATGGGGCTCCAGCTCTGAGCAACGGGCCACAGACACAGGCTCAGCTACTGCAGCCCCTGCAGGCCTTGCAAACCCAGCTCCTGCCCCAGGCACTACCGCCACCACAGCCACAGCTGCAGCCACCGCCGTCACCACAGCAGATGCCTCCCCTGGAAAAAGCCCGGATTGCGGGCCTGGGTTCCTTGCCGCTGTCTGGGGTAGAGGAGAAGATGTTCAGCCTCCTCAAGAGAGCCAAAGTGCAGCTATTCAAGAttgaccagcagcagcagcagaaggtgGCAGCTTCCATGCCGGTGAGCATGGTCCCTGGGCCCAGCGGCACACCCAGCCATCCAGCCTCCATTCTTTGCAACCCCCTAACCTTCCATCTCCTTGGACACTTTCCAGCATTGCGGGGAACCCTCAGAACCCGCCTTTCTGTGATCCCCCACTTTCCTTTGTTCCTCCCCAGACCTGGCCCTTCTCTGTGCTAGTTCCCTGtctctatctttcttttttttttgagaccgagtctcactttgtccaggaaggagtacagtggcgtgatctcggctcactgcagccttcgcctcccaggttcaagagattctcctgcctcagtctctcgagtagttgggactacaggtgcccatcaccacgcctggctaatttttgtatttttagtagagacagggtttcaccacattggccaggctggtcttgaactcctgacctcgtgatctgcccgtctcggcctcccaaagtgctgggattacaggcatcagccaccacacccagctccctGTCCCTATCTTTCTTCACTGTCCAGCCCCTGACCCTGTTTATTCCCTGCCAGCTGACCCCTGGAGGGCAGATGGAGGAGTTGGCCGGGGCTGTCAAGCAGATCTCCGACAGAGGCCCTGTCCGGTCTGAAGATGAGTCGGTGGAAGCTAAGAGAGAGCGGCCCTCAGTATGCATCGGGAGGAGGGCCCTGAAGAAGACTGGCGGGAGGAGCGGGGCTGCAGGAGCACAAGCTGCCCACACACACTCCGATTTCTCCCCCAGGGTCCCGAGTCCCCTGTGCAAGGTCCCCGCATCAAACATGTCTGCCGTCATGCTGCTGTGGCCCTGGGTCAGGCCCGGGCCATGGTGCCTGAAGATGTCCCTCGCCTCAGTGCCCTCCCTCTCCGGGATCGGCAGGACCTCGCCACAGAGGGTAGGTGGGGAGACTGGACAGCCATGTCAGGTTTGGGGATGACCCCACACTTGGGTGACATGCACCAAGAGCCTAGGAGAGAGGGAGCCAAGTCAGGTGCTCGGGGGTTAGGTGGCAAGTGGGCTGGAGTGCTAGGTCCTAGAGCAACTTCATTTGGGGGCACCAGGAACCTGGTGCTGTGAGAAAGCGAGAGCCAGGTTGTGGGAAAGCAGGGAAGTGAGGTAGAAGCCTGGTGGCTTTGTGGCTCCATCCTCTCCTCCCTGCCTGCTGCAATAGATACATCATCGGCGTCCGAGACTGAGAGTGTCCCGTCACGGTCCCGGCGGGGAAAGGTGGAGGCAGCAGGTCCTGGGGGAGAATCAGAGCCCACAGGTTCTGGAGGGACCCTGGCCCACACACCCCGGCGCTCATTGCCCTCCCATCATGGCAAGAAGATGCGCATGGCTCGATGTGGACACTGTCGGGGCTGCCTACGTGTGCAGGACTGTGGGTCCTGTGTCAACTGCCTAGACAAGCCCAAGTTTGGGGGCCCCAACACCAAGAAGCAGTGCTGTGTGTGAGTAGCTGGGGCGTGGCCTCGTTCCCGTGGTTGTTGGTCCCCTAGGCTTCCTACCTCGCTCCTCTTCTGCCTGGCCAGAGCAGTGGGGTTGGCATTCTTGTGGAGAGCTTCCTCTCTTCCCCCAGACCACCAGTCCCCTACCCTGGTGACGTGCTGCTCCCCTCCGCAGATACCGGAAGTGTGACAAAATAGAGGCTCGGAAGATGGAACGACTGGCTAAAAAAGGTGACGAGCTTTAAGGAGCATTTCTTTTCAAAACCGTGTTAGAGTTTATGCCGCGGAGGGAGCTGTTTTTCTTTGCTCCCCTCCCTTGCGGCTCACCTTCTCTGTCTTCTCCGTTGTGTGCTTTCATAGCTCCCGCGTTCATTCCCTGCCCCGCTGCTTTCTGGCTTCTCTCCCAGTGTCCCGTGTCCCTGGCTGAGCTCAAATCCTACTAAGTCCCCTGTTCCCGCAGGCCGGACGATAGTGAAGACGCTGTTGCCCTGGGATTCCGATGaatctcctgaggcctcccctggtCCTCCAGGCCCACGCCGGGGGGCGGGAGCTGGGGGGCCCCGGGAGGAGGTGGTGGCCCCCCCAGGGCCCGAGGAGCAGGACTCCCTCCTGCAGCGCAAGTCAGCCCGGCGCTGCGTCAAACAGCGACCCTCCTATGATATCTTCGAGGATTCGGATGACTCGGAGCCCGGGGGCCCCCCTGCTCCTCGGCGTCGGACCCCCCGAGAAAATGGTGCGAACCGCTTAATGCTTTCTCTGTTGATCATTTATTTAGTCTTGTGTCTTTTGTGTAGGAGGGACAAGGCACCCAGACCCAGGGCTCTGTCAGTCTGATAGAGAAGGTGGCTGAGGGCAGAGAAGGAGGCAGTTTTTAGGTGGATGTACAGAACTGGCCTATGAGGTTCTCAGTGAGCCTAATGAGTGAGACTTAAGGGTCATcctaggcctggtgcagtggctcacacttgtaatcccagcacttttgggaggccgaggtgggaggatcacttgagcccaggagttcaagaccagcctgggcaacatagtgggaccccatcccCATAAAAGCAAAAGTTAGTTGtacgtggtggcacgcatctgtggtctcagctgctcaggaggctgaggcaggaggatcgtctgagcctgggagttcaaggctgcggtggGCTATgggtcacgccactgcattccagtctgggcaacagagcgagaccctgcctcaaaaaacaagaaaaagaatcgTCCTGGCGGGTCTTGGTTAGTTAAAGAAGGCCCTGGGAATCCAGGTAACATTTGGGATTGTAGAAGAAGAGGGGCGTGGAAGGGGAGTCACCTCACTGCTCATTGTGTCCTGCCTAGAGCTGCCACTGCCAGAACCTGAGGAGCAGAGCCGGCCCCGCAAACCCACCCTGCAGCCTGTGTTGCAGCTCAAGGCCCGAAGGCGCCTGGACAAGGTCAGCACGGCCCGCTCCGAGAGCCCCTTCCCTCCAGGAGCTACCTGGCAAGTCAGAGTGACAGACACACCTGAGTGTCGTGGTGTGTCCACACAAGAGGACAGGCCCTGAGGGATGAGGCGGGCCTTGCCTGTCTGGAAAGCAAAGGGGTCTGGATCAGGATCTGGGTCCAGTAGGCTGGGGGAAGGGCGGTGAGGAGAGGAGTCTGCATCACGGCCAGGCTGGCAGCTCTGAACTCCCCCACCTTCCCTCCCCAGGATGCTTTGGCCCCTGGCCCCTTTGCTTCTTTTCCCAATGGCTGGACTGGAAAGCAGAAGTCTCCCGATGGTGTGCACCGCGTTCGTGTGGATTTTAAGGTATGGCATTGAGTGGGGCGAGTCACAGAGCCTCTGGTTGGAAGAACCTCGATGACTGTGTCTTTGAGAAGCCAGGTGGGTCTGCCTTGTATGCCTGGCGGCCCTCTGATCCTGCATCCTCTCTTCCCCCAGGAGGATTGTGATTTAGAGAACGTGTGGCTGATGGGGGGCCTGAGTGTGCTCACCTCTGTGCCAGGGGGCCCCCCGATGGTGTGCTTGCTGTGTGCCAGCAAAGGACTCCACGAGGTTAGATCTCCGCCTTTCTTCACAGACCCCCAGATCTCTGTCGGTCCTCACGGCCTGATTCCTTGGGCCCTCTCAGCCGGGTCTCATCCCTTGGCCCTCTGGCCTCATGCTCTGCCCATCATTCACTCCCCTACCCTGTCCCCAGCTGGTGTTCTGTCAAGTCTGCTGTGACCCATTCCACCCATTCTGCCTGGAGGAGGCCGAGCGGCCCCTGCCCCAGCATCACGACACCTGGTGCTGCCGTCGCTGCAAATTCTGCCACGTCTGTGGACGCAAAGGTCGTGGATCCAAGGTTTGGGCCCAAGGGCtggccagggtgggtggaggcCTGAAGGTGAGGGCATCCCTGTGCCAGCAGGTTTTGCCATCTCTGTCTCCACATCCAACAGCACCTCCTGGAGTGCGAGCGCTGCCGCCATGCTTACCACCCGGCCTGTCTGGGGCCCAGCTATCCAACCCGGGCCACGCGCAAACGGCGCCACTGGGTGAGAGATGAGGTTCACCCCTTTGCTTTGTCTCTAATGAGCATCACCACCACTCCCAAACTTGCTCTAGGCTGGGGCTCTCAGGAGGAGCAGGGGTTGGGGATCCTCTTAAGAATTGATTAGTAatgttttttcttcaaaaatttcacATAGGTCAGATTTATATTCAGAATTTGCATGGAGTGGTTTTAGGGGCTTATGAATCTCATGTTCCGTGGGCTCAGAATCCCCTACTGTAGCCTGATGTCTGCTCCTGCCCTCCTCATGTTCCTCCTCCGTGTCTGTCCTGCGTGTTTTCTCCTCTTACCCGTCCCTCCTTGCCTGCTTCCTGCATATCCCCAATTCCTCCTCGCCCATCTCCCGCTCATGTTGCTCCAGTCCAGTGCCTGGCTTTCCCCTAACATCGCCCTGCTCCCCCAGATCTGTTCAGCCTGTGTGCGCTGTAAGAGCTGTGGGGCAACTCCAGGCAAGAACTGGGACGTCGAGTGGTCTggagattacagcctctgccccaggtGCACCCAGCTATATGAGAAAGGTGGGGACCGGGCAGGGGACCTGGATGCTGGGGGCCACGGGGGAATGGCCAGGCTCTTCTACAGGCTTTAGCACAGACCCTCTTTTCTCATGGCTTTCCACCTCGTAGCTATGGGACTACCTCTTCAACTCAGGGAACTCTTCCACAGGAGTCCATCCAGTATGTAAAACAGGGACACATAGCTCCTCTGAGGGTGGTGGGAGTGGAAGGCCTGGGACCCCACTGTCTTGGTGTCTGAGGTACTTCCTGGAACCTCACGTctccattgagcagtttggaagcctTATTCAGGCAGTACATTAGCAAGGCCCTGTGTTCTGCAGAGTCTGAAAAGAGGCCTCATCCtaaggccgagcacagtggctcacgcctgtaatcctaacactttggaaggctgaggcaggtggatcgcctgaggtgaggagtttgagatcagcctggccaacatggtgaaaccccgtctgtactacaaatacaaaaattagccaggcatgatggtgggcacctgtaatctcagctactcaggaggctggtgtACCACTCACCACAGACTTGTAGTGCCCATCCTCGAAGCACTGACTCACAGCTTGCAGGCCGCAGGGTCTTGGGTGCAGTTGCTTCCCATCTGGCCCACACTGCAAAGCGGGCAAGTtagcagggctgggggtgggccTGGCCCCGGCCCATCCTGCCTCCAGGGCCCTCCAGACCTGGGTGCAGAGCAGCAGTGGGCCTGCCACCTTGGAGCTCAGCAGGCCCTGGAGCACCTGGCGCAGGCCCCCCTGGAGGGCCCCACTCAGGGCCTCTCgctcaggagaatcgcttgaacccgggaggcggaggttgcagtgagcggagatcttgccactgcactccagcctgggtgacagagcaagactctgtctcaaaaaaaaaaaaaagcctcatctTCAAGGAGCTTTTAGGGACTGGTAGGGGTCCAAAACAGGGGCATAACGGAGGCAGCTAAGGTACTGCTAATCCCTGAACAGAGACACTCAGGGCTGAGTGGGAACTCCAGCACCTCTgactctttctcttcccttcctctagGAAACTACTGCCCAATCTGCacacgctgctatgaagacaaCGACTATGAAAGCAAGATGATGCAGTGCGCACAGTGCGATCACTGGGTGCATGCGAAGTGCGAGGGGCTCTCAGGTGAGTCAGTGGAGCGCCCgggctgcagcctcaaccctgtggggacccctacccccaccacaggccccaagaGGACTCGTGGGCTAAGGGTCCTTGCTGGCCTAGGGGCTGCTGGGAGCCCTCACATCCTCTGAAACCACTTTTCCCTTTCCCACTTGGCTATCCTAGATGAAGACTACGAGATCCTTTCAGGACTGCCAGACTCGGTGCTGTACACCTGCGGACCGTGTGCTGGGGCAGCGCAGCCCCGCTGGCGAGAGGCCCTGAGCGGGGCCCTCCAGGGGGGCCTGCGCCAGGTGCTCCAGGGCCTGCTGAGCTCCAAGGTGGCAGGCCCACTGCTGCTCTGCACCCAGGTCTGGAGGGCCCTGGAGGCAGGATGGGCCGGGGCCAggcccacccccagccctgctaACTTGCCCGCTTTGCAGTGTGGGCCAGATGGGAAGCAACTGCACCCAGGACCCTGCGGCCTGCAAGCTGTGAGTCAGCGCTTCGAGGATGGGCACTACAAGTCTGTGGTGAGTGGTACACCAGGAGGAGCAGGTGGGTGACAGGAGGAGAGGGCTGGGTTGCGCAGAGGGGACTCAGTCTCTGACAAACCCCCTTACAGCACAGCTTCATGGAGGACATGGTGGGCATCCTCATGCGGCACTCGGAGGAGGGAGAGACCCCGGAGCGCCGGGCTGGAGGCCAGATGAAGGGGCTCCTGCTGAAGGTGAGCTCTTCTGGGGAcgcttgtggggtgggggagtgggacCTTCAGACCTTGCCCCTGCCAGCTCTCCTGGGGAAGCCGGCTCTTCTCATCCTGTTAACCCACTCCCCAGCTGCTAGAATCTGCGTTCGGCTGGTTCGACGCCCACGACCCCAAGTACTGGCGACGGAGTACCCGGCTGCCAAAGTGAGCAAGGCTGGGTAGCAGGAGGGAAGCCGGGGAGTGAGGGCAAGGCCAGGGCATGCAGGGGCCACGCTGGGCTGAGGAGAGATGACCAGAGGTAGGGTCTGGAGCAGAGCTGAAGAGGAGGGTGGTGGAACCCGGGTGAGAGTCCCTGGTGGTTCTAGACTAGCAAAGCTTTGTTTCTGCTTTGCACAGGGCAATGCTGGGGACAAAGCAGTGAGCGAATCAGATTGGGCTCTGCTTAAAGAGCTCATTGTGGAGCCGGGCAGGCACTGAAGACCCAGATGGTCAGGGCAGTGCTGGAGAATACTAGGGGGCGGTGGGGGCCCAGAGGGGGTACCTGCTGGAGCCGAGgtatcagggaaggcttcctgaaagATATGACATCGGAGCAGAGCTGGGGAGGAagaggattccaggcatgaggaGCAGCATTTCATATGTCCGAGGTGGCACAAGAGGGCCTGGCTTATCTGGTGGACTGAGAGAAATTCCACGTAGAGAGGGAGTAGCGGGTGTCATGGCGAGTTCAGGCTGGTTTGTGGATGGGCCCCCGTTCAGCTGCCCTTGTTGGGCACATCAGCTGCTAACCCTGCCTGTCCACAGTGGAGTCCTTCCCAATGCGGTGTTGCCCCCATCCCTGGATCATGTCTATGCGCAGTGGAGACAGCAGGAACCAGAGACCCCAGAATCAGGGCAGCCTCCAGGGGATCCCTCAGCAGGTACTGGGAAGTGGGGGGCCAGAAGCCAGGGCCCTGTGTTGGTGGCCTGGCTCAGGGTCCTGATTCTTAAGACCTCCCTTCACATTTCCTCCCAGCATTCCAGGGCAAGGATCCGGCTGCCTTCTCACACCTGGAGGACCCCCGTCAGTGTGCACTCTGCCTCAAATACGGGGATGCAGACTCCAAGGTGAGGGATGCTCTGTGACACACTAGGTTGTGGGGCCTGTTCCCTGGCCCCCTACATCATGCCACTCCTCTTCTGCCCCAGGAGGCGGGGCGGCTCTTGTACATCGGGCAGAACGAGTGGACACACGTCAACTGTGCCATCTGGTCGGCGGAAGTCTTCGAGGAGAACGACGGCTCCCTCAAGAATGTGCATGCTGCTGTGGCCCGAGGGAGGCAGATGGTGAGGGCGCGGGCCCAGAGAGGCGGGCGGCTCTCTGGCTCTTGGGGAGGCCTCCTCCGGTGCAGACAGCTGTTACTTCACATTCCCTACCTGGCATCTTTTCACTGCCAGGCCGAGGTCTCTTGGTTGCCCTGGGACGTTGGTGCTGATGGCAGCTATTTCCTATGTGGGATCTCTGGCCGTAATGTGGGCCTGAAGTGTGGGAGTCTAAAAGTGAGAAGAGTGCCCGTTGATTGAACCTAGGCTGCATGCTTTCCATGCTGGGTGTCCTTGAGCTCTCACTACATCCCCGTGAGGTTAGAATTCCCCAACTCCTCAGAGTGGTGCCTGGGCCAGGTACAGAGAGCCCTCAAGCACTCTCGGGCATTGGGGTG is a genomic window containing:
- the KMT2B gene encoding histone-lysine N-methyltransferase 2B isoform X1, whose protein sequence is MAAAAGGGSCPGPGSARGRFPGRPRGAGGGGGRGGRGNGAERVRVALRRGGSATGPGGAEPGEDTALLRLLGLRRGLRRLRRLWAGPRVQRGRGRGRGRGWGPSRGCVPEEESSDWESDEEEFQGFHSDEDVAPSSLRSALRSQRGRAPRGRGRKHKTTPLPPPRLADVAPTPPKTPARKRGEEGTERMVQALTELLRRAQAPPAPRSRACEPSTPRRSRGRPPGRPAGPCRRKQQAVVVAEAAVTIPKPEPPPPVVPVKHQTGSWKCKEGPGPGPGTPRRGGQSSRGGRGGRGRGRGGGLPFVIKFVSRAKKVKMGQLSLGLESGQGQGQHEESWQDAPQRRVGSGQGGSPCWKKQEQKLDDEEEEKKEEEEKDKEEGEEKEERAVAEEMMPAAEKEEAKLPPPPLTPPAPSPPPPLPPPSTSPPPPLCPPPPPPVSPPPLPSPPPPPAQEEQEESPPPVVPATCSRKRGRPPLTPSQRAEREAARAGPEGTSPPTPTPSTTTGGPPEDSPTVAPKSTTFLKNIRQFIMPVVSARSSRVIKTPRRFMDEDPPKPPKVEVSPVLRPPITTSPPVPQEPAPVPSPPRAPTPPSTPVPLPEKRRSILREPTFRWTSLTRELPPPPPAPPPPPVPSPPPAPATSSRRPLLLRAPQFTPSEAHLKIYESVLTPPPLGAPEAPEPEPPPADDSPAEPEPRAVGRTNHLSLPRFAPVVATPVKAEVSPHGAPALSNGPQTQAQLLQPLQALQTQLLPQALPPPQPQLQPPPSPQQMPPLEKARIAGLGSLPLSGVEEKMFSLLKRAKVQLFKIDQQQQQKVAASMPLTPGGQMEELAGAVKQISDRGPVRSEDESVEAKRERPSGPESPVQGPRIKHVCRHAAVALGQARAMVPEDVPRLSALPLRDRQDLATEDTSSASETESVPSRSRRGKVEAAGPGGESEPTGSGGTLAHTPRRSLPSHHGKKMRMARCGHCRGCLRVQDCGSCVNCLDKPKFGGPNTKKQCCVYRKCDKIEARKMERLAKKGRTIVKTLLPWDSDESPEASPGPPGPRRGAGAGGPREEVVAPPGPEEQDSLLQRKSARRCVKQRPSYDIFEDSDDSEPGGPPAPRRRTPRENELPLPEPEEQSRPRKPTLQPVLQLKARRRLDKDALAPGPFASFPNGWTGKQKSPDGVHRVRVDFKEDCDLENVWLMGGLSVLTSVPGGPPMVCLLCASKGLHELVFCQVCCDPFHPFCLEEAERPLPQHHDTWCCRRCKFCHVCGRKGRGSKHLLECERCRHAYHPACLGPSYPTRATRKRRHWICSACVRCKSCGATPGKNWDVEWSGDYSLCPRCTQLYEKGNYCPICTRCYEDNDYESKMMQCAQCDHWVHAKCEGLSDEDYEILSGLPDSVLYTCGPCAGAAQPRWREALSGALQGGLRQVLQGLLSSKVAGPLLLCTQCGPDGKQLHPGPCGLQAVSQRFEDGHYKSVHSFMEDMVGILMRHSEEGETPERRAGGQMKGLLLKLLESAFGWFDAHDPKYWRRSTRLPNGVLPNAVLPPSLDHVYAQWRQQEPETPESGQPPGDPSAAFQGKDPAAFSHLEDPRQCALCLKYGDADSKEAGRLLYIGQNEWTHVNCAIWSAEVFEENDGSLKNVHAAVARGRQMRCELCLKPGATVGCCLSSCLSNFHFMCARASYCIFQDDKKVFCQKHTDLLDGKEIVNPDGFDVLRRVYVDFEGINFKRKFLTGLEPDAINVLIGSIRIDSLGTLSDLSDCEGRLFPIGYQCSRLYWSTVDARRRCWYRCRILEYRPWGPREEPAHLEAAEENQTIVHSPAPSSEPPGGEDPPLDTDVLVPGAPERHSPVQNLDPPLRPDSGSAPPPAPRSFSGARIKVPNYSPSRRPLGGVSFGPLPSPGSPSSLTHHIPTVGDPDFPAPPRRSRRPSPLAPRPPPSRRASPPLKTSPQLRVPPPTSVVTALTPTSGELAPPGPAPSPPPPEDLGPDFEDMEVVSGLSAADLDFAASLLGTEPFQEEIVAAGAMGSSHGGPGDSSEEESSPTSRYIHFPVTVVSAPGLAPSATPGAPRIEQLDGVDDGTDSEAEAVQQPRGQGTPPSGPGVVRAGVLGAAGDRARPPEDLPSEIVDFVLKNLGGPGDGGAGPREESLPPAPPLANGSQPPQGLPASPADPTRTFAWLPGAPGVRVLSLGPAPEPPKPATSKIILVNKLGQVFVKMAGEGEPVPPPVKQPPLPPTISPTAPTSWTLPPGPLLGVLPVVGVVRPAPPPPPPPLTLVLSSGPASPPRQAIRVKRVSTFSGRSPPAPPPYKAPRLDEDGEASEDTLQVPGLGSGGFSRVRMKTPTVRGVLDLDRTGEPAGEESPGPLLEQSPLLPLLEGGPSQVPDGPPDLLLESQWHHYSGEASSSEEEPPSPDDKENQAPKRTGPHLRFEISSEDGFSVEAESLEGAWRTLIEKVQEARGHARLRHLSFSGMSGARLLGIHHDAVIFLAEQLPGAQRCQHYKFRYHQQGEGQEEPPLNPHGAARAEVYLRKCTFDMFNFLASQHRVLPEGATCDEEEDEVQLRSTRRATSLELPMAMRFRHLKKTSKEAVGVYRSAIHGRGLFCKRNIDAGEMVIEYSGIVIRSVLTDKREKFYDGKGIGCYMFRMDDFDVVDATMHGNAARFINHSCEPNCFSRVIHVEGQKHIVIFALRRILRGEELTYDYKFPIEDASNKLPCNCGAKRCRRFLN